From Streptomyces sp. 6-11-2, one genomic window encodes:
- the nrfD gene encoding NrfD/PsrC family molybdoenzyme membrane anchor subunit has protein sequence MTGPDVPRDGAEGARPGRAAPIGAGAGRGRHRRRRGRGEQSMVPEARFSSYYGRPVLKRPTWKSVDIAGYLYLGGLAGASSLLAAGAQATGRPALARTAKLGAAGAISGSLVALVHDLGRPARFANMLRVFKPTSPMSVGSWLLAGYAPLSMAAAAADVAGRYRVAGAAATAGAAVLGPAVATYTAVLISDTAVPSWHEGYREMPFVFAGSGASAAAGLALACVPAAQVGPARRMALLGAALEMVGFRLMKRRMGLAGEPFEQGTANRLLRAAESLTVGGAALAAVTGRLRGRGPAVAAGVALLAGSAALRFGVFHAGVASAEDPRYTVVPQRERLRARAG, from the coding sequence ATGACCGGACCGGACGTCCCTCGTGACGGCGCCGAGGGGGCGCGGCCCGGCCGGGCCGCCCCGATCGGTGCCGGAGCCGGGCGCGGACGGCACCGGCGTCGCCGCGGACGCGGCGAGCAGTCGATGGTGCCCGAGGCCCGGTTCTCCTCCTACTACGGCCGGCCGGTCCTGAAGAGGCCGACCTGGAAGTCCGTCGACATCGCCGGCTACCTCTACCTCGGCGGCCTCGCCGGGGCATCGTCGCTGCTGGCGGCCGGGGCGCAGGCCACGGGGCGGCCCGCGCTGGCCCGGACGGCGAAGCTGGGCGCGGCGGGCGCGATCTCCGGCTCGCTGGTCGCGCTCGTGCACGACCTCGGCCGACCCGCCCGTTTCGCCAACATGCTGCGCGTCTTCAAGCCCACCTCGCCCATGAGCGTGGGTTCCTGGCTGCTGGCCGGGTACGCGCCCCTGTCGATGGCCGCGGCGGCCGCCGACGTCGCGGGCCGCTACCGCGTCGCGGGCGCCGCCGCCACCGCGGGCGCCGCCGTCCTCGGTCCGGCGGTCGCCACCTACACCGCCGTACTGATCTCGGACACGGCGGTGCCCTCGTGGCACGAGGGCTACCGGGAGATGCCCTTCGTGTTCGCCGGTTCCGGCGCCAGTGCGGCCGCCGGGCTGGCGCTGGCCTGTGTGCCGGCCGCGCAGGTGGGACCGGCCCGCCGTATGGCGCTGCTCGGCGCGGCGCTGGAGATGGTCGGGTTCCGGCTGATGAAGCGCCGGATGGGCCTGGCGGGCGAGCCGTTCGAGCAGGGCACGGCGAACCGGCTGCTGAGGGCGGCGGAGTCGCTCACGGTGGGCGGCGCGGCGCTGGCGGCGGTCACCGGGCGGCTGCGCGGCCGGGGTCCGGCCGTGGCGGCCGGGGTCGCCCTGCTGGCCGGCTCCGCCGCGCTCAGGTTCGGCGTGTTCCACGCCGGGGTGGCCTCCGCGGAGGACCCCAGATACACCGTCGTACCGCAAAGGGAGCGACTGCGGGCCCGAGCCGGGTGA
- a CDS encoding 4Fe-4S dicluster domain-containing protein gives MTEAGTAATGTGGTARWENQWYGPQPNVAQAAGYADAPPRMGFFTDTSVCIGCKACEVACKEWNSVPEDGLELTGMSYDNTQGLGADTWRHVAFIEQRKLLGGQEPGVDDGGFDAFEAARQLGSTPSPGPGATAPPPEPSPADAPAGTISPVSPDGRTELRWLMSSDVCKHCTHAACLDVCPTGALFRTEFGTVVVQQDVCNGCGYCVPACPYGVIDQRKEDGRVWKCTLCYDRLGVGMEPACAKSCPTDSIQFGPLDELRERAAARVARLHAAGVTDARLYGESPDDGVGGDGAFFLLLDEPEVYGLPPDPVVTTRDLPAMWKHAATAAVSLVALSVASFVRRPR, from the coding sequence ATGACCGAAGCCGGTACGGCGGCGACCGGCACGGGCGGAACCGCCCGCTGGGAGAACCAGTGGTACGGGCCGCAGCCGAACGTGGCCCAGGCTGCCGGATACGCCGACGCCCCGCCCCGCATGGGCTTCTTCACCGACACCTCCGTGTGCATCGGCTGCAAGGCCTGCGAGGTGGCATGCAAGGAGTGGAACTCGGTGCCGGAGGACGGCCTCGAGCTGACCGGCATGTCGTACGACAACACCCAGGGGCTCGGCGCCGACACCTGGCGGCATGTGGCCTTCATCGAGCAGCGCAAGCTTCTGGGCGGTCAGGAGCCGGGGGTGGACGACGGCGGTTTCGACGCGTTCGAGGCCGCCCGGCAGCTCGGCTCCACTCCCTCCCCCGGTCCGGGGGCCACCGCCCCCCCGCCGGAGCCGTCCCCCGCGGACGCGCCGGCCGGCACGATCTCCCCCGTGTCGCCCGACGGGCGGACCGAACTGCGCTGGCTGATGTCCTCCGACGTGTGCAAGCACTGCACCCACGCGGCCTGCCTCGACGTGTGTCCCACCGGGGCGCTGTTCCGCACCGAGTTCGGCACCGTCGTGGTCCAGCAGGACGTGTGCAACGGCTGCGGCTACTGCGTGCCCGCCTGCCCGTACGGGGTCATCGACCAGCGCAAGGAGGACGGCCGGGTCTGGAAGTGCACCCTGTGCTACGACCGGCTCGGCGTCGGCATGGAACCGGCCTGCGCCAAGTCGTGCCCCACCGACTCCATCCAGTTCGGCCCGCTGGACGAACTGCGCGAACGGGCGGCCGCCCGGGTGGCGCGGCTCCACGCGGCCGGTGTCACCGACGCCCGGCTGTACGGCGAGAGCCCGGACGACGGGGTCGGCGGCGACGGCGCGTTCTTCCTGCTGCTCGACGAGCCCGAGGTGTACGGCCTGCCGCCCGACCCGGTGGTCACCACCCGGGATCTGCCCGCGATGTGGAAGCACGCGGCGACCGCCGCCGTGTCGCTCGTCGCGCTGTCCGTCGCCTCTTTCGTCAGGAGGCCCCGATGA
- a CDS encoding alpha/beta fold hydrolase: MGLERAVPGRVGSGVAQAAPEVVLVPDTALPLDAVPRVLVSHGCWYPSADPGGRYVAFICDRGGVPQLWVGPVDGDDVHLLDTELDPVTEVAWSPDGRWIAYTTAPGGSEHTRVLCVRPDGTGRRVLAGGEPGSSAYLGCWTHDGSALAVTVAEAPAHLPPAGAEAGAGHAGPSGLLGPGAGAASRVSLASDAAATVHPEGWTVRDGRATLLGAPSRPAPPTTRVTGVSAAADSGAAPAEPTPRTLSAYLVDPDGSAAPVLLASEREAATLRVCDISRDGRLALVRRGPRARREALVVRTRDLRVTCAVPVADGDPWIGTFAPDGRTLWLRSDHNREHAALYAVALDRRGRRLRLAVAAQRDGSGLELLAVDRDGRGAVLSWNVRGVSELEVAPLVPVPGKVLGPSRAVRLPHEVVTRVAVTADPDAPVVALSGSLRRPGVWWLPQGAALRTPWSSRDEDVVAPGVHRPVRPVPVRPVARDGLGLGGWYYRAPGRSPREPAPCVLHLHGGPEEQERPVFDPLYHELLGRGLDVFAPDVRGSSGYGRSFVDADLGRGRFAAIDDVADCAAHVLLEGLADPLRLAVMGHSYGGYLAMASLVWHPELFRTGVPVCGMSDLTTFFAGTEPWLAQSAAHKYGHPERDRELLHALSPMSRVDALRVPVLAVHGEHDTNVPPGESEQFVWAARERGVEAELLVLRDEGHDFRRADNRRAFRRAAADWIQRHLTG, from the coding sequence ATGGGCCTGGAGCGCGCGGTTCCCGGCCGGGTGGGGAGCGGAGTGGCGCAGGCGGCGCCCGAGGTCGTCCTGGTGCCGGACACCGCCCTGCCGCTCGACGCCGTGCCGAGGGTGCTCGTCTCGCACGGATGCTGGTACCCCTCGGCCGACCCCGGGGGACGGTATGTCGCGTTCATCTGCGACCGGGGCGGGGTGCCGCAGTTGTGGGTGGGGCCGGTCGACGGCGACGACGTGCATCTCCTGGACACCGAGCTGGATCCGGTGACCGAGGTCGCGTGGTCGCCCGACGGACGGTGGATCGCGTACACCACCGCACCGGGCGGCAGCGAGCACACGCGCGTGCTGTGCGTACGCCCCGACGGCACGGGGCGGCGGGTCCTGGCGGGCGGCGAGCCGGGGAGTTCGGCGTACCTCGGCTGCTGGACGCACGACGGTTCGGCACTCGCCGTGACGGTCGCCGAGGCCCCCGCGCACCTTCCCCCGGCCGGTGCGGAGGCCGGCGCCGGACACGCCGGACCGAGCGGGTTGCTCGGTCCCGGCGCGGGCGCCGCCTCCCGCGTCTCGCTCGCCTCCGACGCCGCCGCCACGGTCCACCCGGAAGGCTGGACCGTGCGGGACGGCCGCGCCACCCTCCTGGGCGCGCCGTCCCGCCCGGCGCCGCCGACGACCCGCGTCACCGGCGTCTCCGCCGCCGCGGACTCCGGTGCGGCCCCGGCCGAACCCACGCCCAGGACCCTGTCGGCGTACCTCGTCGACCCCGACGGCTCGGCCGCCCCCGTACTGCTGGCGAGCGAACGGGAGGCCGCCACCCTGCGCGTGTGCGACATCAGCCGGGACGGTCGGCTGGCGCTGGTGCGCCGGGGACCGCGGGCGCGGCGGGAGGCCCTGGTGGTGCGCACCCGGGATCTGCGGGTGACCTGCGCGGTGCCGGTCGCCGACGGCGACCCGTGGATCGGCACGTTCGCGCCGGACGGCCGCACGCTGTGGCTGCGCAGCGACCACAACCGTGAGCACGCCGCCCTGTACGCGGTCGCCCTCGACCGGCGGGGGCGGCGGCTCAGGCTGGCGGTGGCCGCCCAACGCGACGGAAGTGGGCTGGAGTTGCTGGCCGTGGACCGCGACGGCCGCGGCGCCGTGCTGTCCTGGAACGTGCGCGGGGTCAGCGAGCTGGAGGTGGCCCCGCTGGTCCCGGTCCCCGGTAAGGTCCTCGGTCCGTCCCGCGCCGTGCGGCTCCCGCACGAGGTCGTCACCCGGGTGGCCGTCACCGCGGACCCGGACGCGCCCGTCGTGGCGCTGTCGGGATCGCTGCGGCGGCCCGGTGTGTGGTGGCTGCCCCAGGGCGCCGCGCTGCGCACCCCGTGGTCCTCGCGCGACGAGGACGTCGTCGCCCCGGGCGTCCACCGTCCGGTACGGCCTGTGCCGGTGCGCCCCGTCGCCCGGGACGGACTGGGCCTCGGCGGCTGGTACTACCGTGCGCCGGGCCGCTCGCCGAGGGAGCCCGCCCCCTGCGTCCTGCATCTGCACGGCGGTCCGGAGGAGCAGGAGCGCCCGGTGTTCGACCCGCTCTACCACGAGCTGCTGGGCAGGGGCCTGGACGTCTTCGCCCCCGATGTGCGCGGCTCCTCCGGTTACGGCCGTTCCTTCGTCGACGCGGATCTCGGCCGGGGCCGGTTCGCCGCGATCGACGACGTCGCCGACTGCGCGGCGCACGTCCTGCTGGAGGGCCTGGCCGACCCGCTCCGGCTGGCCGTGATGGGCCACTCCTACGGCGGCTATCTGGCGATGGCGTCCCTCGTGTGGCATCCGGAACTGTTCCGCACCGGCGTCCCGGTGTGCGGGATGTCGGACCTCACGACGTTCTTCGCGGGCACCGAGCCGTGGCTGGCGCAGTCGGCCGCGCACAAGTACGGGCATCCGGAACGCGACCGTGAGCTGCTGCACGCGCTCTCGCCGATGAGCCGCGTCGACGCGCTGCGCGTGCCGGTGCTGGCCGTGCACGGCGAACACGACACCAACGTGCCGCCCGGCGAGTCCGAGCAGTTCGTGTGGGCGGCCCGGGAGCGCGGGGTGGAGGCGGAACTCCTCGTCCTGCGCGACGAGGGTCACGACTTCCGGCGCGCGGACAACCGCCGTGCCTTCCGCAGGGCCGCGGCCGACTGGATCCAGCGTCACCTGACCGGCTGA
- a CDS encoding N-acetylglutaminylglutamine amidotransferase, whose translation MCGLSGEVRFDGRQPDLAAVERMTDRLAPRGPDGRGLWSQGPVALGHRRLKIIDLTDSGAQPMADPRARVVGVFNGCVYNYRELRRELASRGHQFFSESDTEVVLKAYLEWGTSCVDHFLGMFAFVIVEQDSGRMVLARDRLGIKPLYLAESPGRLRFASSLPALLAAGGVDTSIDAVALHQYLSWHATVPAPRTVLNGVRKLPPATVRVVEPDGTYRDHCYWQPAYTRRPEYAGLSAEDWTDAVLEALRTAVRRRMVADVPVGVLLSGGLDSSLIVALLADEGQCDLATFSVGFESEGGEEGDEFHYSDLVARDFGTDHHQLMVPSDRVSRALEGAVLAMSEPMTSHDVVAFHLLSEQVAKEVKVVQSGQGADEVFAGYHWYPAMARVPRHRAADAYAETYFDRPHADLARILDPSVLPGHDVCDDFVREHMAVPGAETALDADLRLDTHVMMVDDPVKRVDNMTMDWGLEARVPFLDHELVELAAACPPGLKLADGGKGVLKEAGRKVLPREVVDRPKGYFPVPAIKHMAAPVLLRVREALYAPEARARGLFRQSYVDELLAAPDAHRTKRGANALWQVALLEIWLQTHGIR comes from the coding sequence ATGTGCGGGCTCAGCGGCGAGGTCCGGTTCGACGGCCGGCAGCCGGATCTGGCCGCGGTGGAACGCATGACCGACCGGCTCGCGCCCCGCGGGCCCGACGGCCGCGGGCTGTGGTCGCAGGGGCCCGTCGCCCTCGGCCACCGGCGGCTGAAGATCATCGACCTGACGGACAGCGGCGCGCAGCCGATGGCCGACCCCCGGGCACGGGTCGTCGGCGTGTTCAACGGGTGCGTCTACAACTACCGCGAGCTGCGCCGCGAACTGGCCTCGCGGGGCCATCAGTTCTTCTCGGAGTCCGACACCGAGGTGGTCCTGAAGGCCTACCTGGAGTGGGGCACCTCCTGTGTCGACCACTTCCTCGGCATGTTCGCCTTCGTGATCGTCGAGCAGGACAGCGGGCGGATGGTCCTGGCCCGCGACCGGCTGGGCATCAAGCCGCTGTACCTCGCGGAGTCGCCCGGACGGCTCCGGTTCGCCTCCTCGCTGCCCGCGCTGCTGGCGGCCGGCGGGGTGGACACCTCCATCGACGCCGTCGCGCTGCACCAGTACCTCAGCTGGCACGCGACCGTGCCCGCGCCCCGCACCGTCCTCAACGGCGTGCGCAAACTGCCGCCCGCCACCGTCCGGGTCGTGGAGCCGGACGGCACGTACCGCGACCACTGCTACTGGCAGCCCGCCTACACGCGCCGCCCCGAGTACGCCGGTTTGAGTGCGGAGGACTGGACGGACGCGGTCCTGGAGGCGCTGCGCACGGCCGTGCGGCGCCGGATGGTCGCCGATGTGCCGGTGGGCGTGCTGCTGTCGGGCGGCCTGGACTCCAGCCTCATCGTGGCGCTGCTGGCCGACGAGGGGCAGTGCGACCTGGCCACGTTCAGCGTCGGCTTCGAGTCCGAAGGAGGCGAGGAGGGCGACGAGTTCCACTACTCCGACCTGGTGGCACGCGACTTCGGCACCGACCACCACCAGCTGATGGTTCCCTCCGACCGGGTCTCGCGGGCCCTGGAGGGTGCCGTCCTGGCCATGAGCGAGCCCATGACCAGCCACGACGTGGTCGCCTTCCACCTGCTGTCCGAGCAGGTGGCCAAGGAGGTCAAGGTCGTGCAGAGCGGTCAGGGCGCCGACGAGGTCTTCGCCGGCTACCACTGGTACCCGGCGATGGCACGCGTGCCCCGGCACCGCGCGGCCGACGCGTACGCCGAGACGTACTTCGACCGGCCGCACGCCGACCTCGCTCGCATCCTGGACCCCTCGGTGCTGCCCGGCCATGACGTCTGCGACGACTTCGTGCGGGAGCACATGGCCGTGCCGGGAGCCGAGACCGCGCTGGACGCGGATCTGCGGCTGGACACCCACGTGATGATGGTCGACGACCCGGTCAAGCGGGTCGACAACATGACCATGGACTGGGGGCTCGAGGCCCGCGTGCCGTTCCTCGACCACGAACTGGTCGAGCTGGCCGCCGCCTGCCCGCCCGGACTCAAGCTCGCGGACGGCGGGAAGGGCGTCCTGAAGGAGGCGGGCCGCAAGGTCCTGCCGCGGGAGGTCGTCGACCGGCCCAAGGGCTACTTCCCCGTCCCGGCGATCAAGCACATGGCAGCACCGGTGCTGCTACGCGTCCGCGAGGCCCTCTACGCCCCCGAGGCGCGGGCCCGCGGGCTGTTCCGCCAGAGTTACGTCGACGAGCTGCTCGCCGCGCCCGACGCCCACCGCACCAAACGCGGGGCGAACGCGCTGTGGCAGGTTGCATTGCTGGAGATATGGCTGCAGACCCACGGAATCCGCTGA
- a CDS encoding glutamate--cysteine ligase: protein MTLRIGAEEEFHVLDVESGRLVPRARAVLDRLRGPGFTTELQQSVVEANSAVHDTLDALLADLARSRRLLDTAASSLGLVTVAAGTVPLARVSSGNITAGRRFRHMADEYRRVADEQLICSAQVHVDIPDRDTAVRTMCLVAPWLPPLLALSASSPFWLGADTGYASWRTMLWQRWPTAGPPGCYADAAAYDAALEELIRSGVIGDAGMIYHDVRPSAHQRTLELRICDACPRVETVVLVAGLFRALVRDACDRLARGDGGRCDGHHEWLRAATWRAARSGLEGTLVDPVTRRAAPAPEVLRGMAARLRPALEASGDWEAVHELLTRALACGSAAHRLRRVAGDEDLLASVDLLVAETRGAAGPRPVAPARPVRAPRPSSIAGGAGA, encoded by the coding sequence GTGACGCTGCGCATCGGGGCAGAGGAAGAGTTTCACGTGCTGGACGTGGAGAGCGGCCGGCTGGTGCCACGCGCCCGCGCCGTACTGGACCGGCTGCGTGGGCCCGGATTCACCACCGAGCTCCAGCAGTCCGTGGTCGAGGCCAACAGCGCGGTGCACGACACCCTCGACGCCCTCCTCGCGGACCTGGCCCGTTCACGGCGGCTGCTGGACACGGCGGCCTCGTCGCTCGGCCTCGTCACAGTGGCCGCCGGCACCGTGCCGCTGGCCCGCGTGAGCTCCGGCAACATCACCGCCGGGCGCCGTTTCCGGCACATGGCCGACGAGTACCGCAGGGTCGCCGACGAACAGCTCATCTGCAGCGCACAGGTGCACGTCGACATACCGGACCGGGACACCGCCGTACGCACCATGTGCCTGGTCGCGCCGTGGCTGCCGCCGCTGCTCGCGCTGTCGGCCAGTTCGCCGTTCTGGCTCGGCGCGGACACCGGCTACGCGAGCTGGCGGACGATGCTGTGGCAGCGCTGGCCCACCGCCGGGCCACCCGGCTGCTACGCCGACGCCGCCGCGTACGACGCGGCGCTGGAAGAGCTGATCCGCTCGGGCGTCATCGGCGACGCCGGCATGATCTACCACGACGTACGGCCCTCCGCGCACCAGCGCACGCTGGAGCTGCGGATCTGCGACGCCTGTCCGCGCGTGGAGACGGTCGTGCTGGTCGCGGGGCTCTTCCGGGCTCTGGTCCGGGACGCGTGCGACCGGCTGGCCCGCGGTGACGGCGGCCGGTGCGACGGCCACCACGAGTGGCTGCGGGCCGCCACCTGGCGAGCAGCCCGCTCAGGACTGGAGGGCACGCTGGTCGACCCGGTCACCCGGCGCGCGGCCCCCGCCCCCGAGGTGCTGCGCGGCATGGCGGCCCGGCTCCGCCCCGCGCTGGAGGCGTCCGGCGACTGGGAGGCCGTGCACGAACTGCTCACCCGGGCTCTGGCCTGCGGCAGTGCCGCACACCGGCTGCGGCGGGTGGCCGGGGACGAGGACCTGCTCGCCAGCGTCGACCTGCTGGTCGCCGAGACCCGCGGCGCCGCCGGCCCGCGCCCGGTCGCGCCGGCCCGACCCGTCCGTGCCCCCCGTCCCAGCTCCATCGCCGGAGGTGCCGGAGCCTGA
- a CDS encoding cytochrome P450 gives MTHASLLHRITDYANRANPYPLYEELRKTPVLHEEEDGPYVVSSYYDILGLLHDPRVSSDATNLTAAGADELSGPEATGLPPSFIRLDPPEHDRLRRIANSSFGPPHRPDRIDSMSGELSGIITELVDGFGDARQIDVVDQFAYPFPVTVICRLLGVPREDEPRFRAWVDPIVAALDPETRQRTDDDFQRAAQEARMQLGMYLAGLVEQRTKEPRDDLLSDLAASHGADGTMSMMEVLSTAVLLLIAGHETTVNLITNGMLTLLRHPEYLHRLREDPGLSVRIVEELLRYEPPVQLVPQRTCVADIDLRGVTIPKGSRIWLMLAAGNRDPERFRDPDRFDPDREDIEHLGFGSGIHICFGAPLARREAQLALAELTRRLDNPRLVEDPPPYRKNAVLRGPRHLNIAIDSVRS, from the coding sequence ATGACGCACGCCTCGCTCCTGCACCGGATCACCGACTACGCCAACCGCGCTAACCCGTATCCGCTCTACGAGGAGCTGCGCAAGACACCGGTGCTGCACGAGGAGGAGGACGGCCCCTACGTCGTGAGCTCGTACTACGACATTCTCGGGCTGCTCCACGACCCGAGGGTCAGCTCGGACGCCACCAACCTCACCGCCGCCGGCGCGGACGAGCTGTCGGGACCGGAGGCGACGGGGCTGCCGCCGAGCTTCATCAGGCTCGACCCGCCCGAGCACGACCGGCTGCGGCGGATCGCCAACAGCTCCTTCGGCCCGCCGCACCGGCCCGACCGGATCGACTCCATGAGCGGGGAACTCAGCGGGATCATCACCGAGCTCGTCGACGGCTTCGGCGACGCCCGGCAGATCGACGTCGTCGACCAGTTCGCCTACCCCTTCCCGGTGACGGTGATCTGCCGGCTGCTCGGCGTGCCGCGCGAGGACGAGCCCCGCTTTCGCGCCTGGGTGGACCCGATCGTCGCCGCCCTGGACCCGGAGACCCGGCAGCGCACCGACGACGACTTCCAGCGCGCCGCGCAGGAGGCCCGGATGCAGCTGGGCATGTACCTGGCCGGTCTGGTCGAGCAGCGCACCAAGGAGCCCCGCGACGACCTGCTGTCCGACCTGGCGGCCAGTCACGGCGCTGACGGGACCATGTCGATGATGGAGGTGCTCAGCACGGCGGTGCTGCTGCTGATCGCGGGCCACGAGACGACGGTCAACCTCATCACCAACGGCATGCTCACGCTGCTGCGTCACCCGGAGTACCTGCACCGGCTGCGCGAGGATCCGGGACTGTCCGTCAGGATCGTGGAGGAGCTGCTGCGTTACGAGCCTCCCGTGCAGCTGGTGCCGCAGCGCACCTGTGTCGCCGACATCGACCTGCGCGGGGTCACGATTCCCAAGGGTTCGCGGATCTGGCTGATGCTCGCCGCGGGCAACCGGGACCCGGAGCGGTTCCGGGATCCCGACCGGTTCGACCCCGACCGCGAGGACATCGAGCACCTCGGCTTCGGCAGCGGCATCCACATCTGCTTCGGCGCGCCGCTGGCCCGGCGGGAGGCGCAGCTCGCACTGGCCGAGCTGACCCGCCGCCTGGACAACCCCCGCCTGGTGGAGGACCCGCCGCCCTACCGGAAGAACGCGGTGCTGCGCGGCCCGCGCCATCTGAACATCGCCATCGACTCGGTGCGCTCGTAG
- a CDS encoding NAD(P)/FAD-dependent oxidoreductase: MPAEAFHEWLRREGRIVIVGASLAGLRAAETLRAEGFAGPLTMIGDEPYEPYDRPPLSKAALLGMASPDHTELPRRRDIDATWRLGVAAAGLDMAARRVRLADGEEVPYDRLLIATGVHARPWPKEDEAQLDGVFVLRTRDDAVRLHRRMKGPPRRVLIIGAGFTGSEIASACRNQGIAVTVAERAGAPLVGALGGVIGAVAAELHRENGVDLRTGVMVTGLEGDVTGRVRAAHLSDGSVVETDVVVVSLGATRNTDWLEGSGLGAGPRGIACDAGCRAFDFRGIVTDDIYVAGDVARSPHPLFGYQFLSLEHWGNAVAQAEVAAHNMISAGADRRPHMWVPAFWSSQFGVNIKSVGVPSMGEEVMITQGSLTERRFVGVYGYQGRVIAAVSFDNTRWLEFYQRLIETGAPFPVEFTTVDRRPEGRKPVPADFPDPSLPTHGPTVTLSGYSPADRQLVFTPARH; encoded by the coding sequence ATGCCCGCTGAGGCGTTCCACGAGTGGCTCAGACGCGAAGGCCGGATCGTGATCGTGGGTGCCTCGCTGGCGGGCCTCAGAGCCGCCGAGACGCTGCGTGCCGAAGGGTTCGCCGGACCACTCACCATGATCGGTGACGAGCCCTACGAGCCGTACGACCGCCCCCCGCTGTCCAAGGCGGCGCTGCTCGGCATGGCGTCCCCGGACCACACCGAGCTGCCCCGGCGCCGGGACATCGACGCGACCTGGCGGCTCGGGGTCGCGGCCGCCGGCCTGGACATGGCGGCCAGGCGGGTGCGGCTGGCCGACGGCGAGGAGGTGCCCTACGACCGGCTGCTGATCGCGACCGGTGTGCACGCCCGGCCTTGGCCGAAGGAGGACGAGGCCCAGCTGGACGGGGTGTTCGTGCTGCGCACCCGGGACGACGCGGTCCGTCTGCACCGGCGGATGAAGGGCCCGCCGCGCCGGGTGCTGATCATCGGGGCCGGCTTCACCGGTTCGGAGATCGCCTCGGCGTGCCGGAACCAGGGCATCGCGGTCACGGTCGCGGAGCGGGCCGGCGCTCCCCTGGTGGGCGCGCTCGGCGGGGTGATCGGCGCGGTGGCCGCGGAGCTGCACCGGGAGAACGGGGTGGACCTGCGCACCGGGGTCATGGTCACCGGTCTGGAGGGCGACGTGACGGGCCGGGTGCGGGCGGCGCACCTGTCCGACGGCAGTGTCGTCGAGACGGACGTGGTGGTGGTCTCGCTGGGCGCGACCCGCAACACCGACTGGCTGGAGGGCTCGGGGCTGGGCGCCGGCCCGCGCGGTATCGCCTGCGACGCGGGCTGCCGGGCCTTCGACTTCCGGGGCATCGTCACCGACGACATCTACGTCGCCGGCGACGTCGCCCGCTCCCCGCATCCGCTGTTCGGCTACCAGTTCCTGTCCCTGGAGCACTGGGGCAACGCCGTCGCCCAGGCCGAGGTGGCCGCGCACAACATGATCAGCGCCGGCGCCGACCGGCGCCCGCACATGTGGGTGCCGGCCTTCTGGTCCTCGCAGTTCGGCGTGAACATCAAGTCGGTCGGCGTACCGTCCATGGGCGAGGAGGTCATGATCACCCAGGGTTCGCTGACCGAGCGGCGGTTCGTCGGGGTGTACGGCTACCAGGGCCGCGTGATCGCCGCCGTGAGCTTCGACAACACGCGGTGGCTGGAGTTCTACCAGCGGCTGATCGAGACGGGCGCTCCGTTCCCGGTGGAGTTCACCACGGTGGACCGCCGGCCCGAGGGCCGCAAGCCGGTGCCGGCCGACTTCCCCGACCCGTCGCTGCCGACGCACGGCCCGACCGTGACCCTCAGCGGCTACTCGCCGGCCGACCGGCAACTGGTCTTCACGCCGGCCCGCCACTGA
- a CDS encoding ferredoxin, translating into MRLVVDLNKCQGYAQCAFLAPGVFTMHGEESLVYNPRPGTEQRERVARAVAACPVQAITAEGLDDADEEPVGAGREASDAR; encoded by the coding sequence ATGAGGCTTGTCGTCGATCTCAACAAGTGCCAGGGATACGCGCAGTGCGCGTTCCTCGCGCCGGGCGTGTTCACGATGCACGGCGAGGAGTCGCTGGTCTACAACCCGCGACCCGGCACGGAGCAGCGGGAGAGGGTCGCGCGTGCCGTCGCGGCGTGCCCGGTGCAGGCGATCACGGCTGAGGGGCTGGACGACGCGGACGAGGAGCCGGTCGGCGCCGGGCGGGAGGCCTCCGATGCCCGCTGA